Below is a window of Syntrophomonas wolfei subsp. wolfei str. Goettingen G311 DNA.
ACAACTGATGCTCCCTTCGGTCGCTATTAGGGACGCTGGAGCGGTATATTTATACCAGCCAATGAAAATTAAAAACTTTTTTACAGTAGAATTAATGTTGTAAAAGGGGAGATTTTGTTTTCTCCCCTTGATATCCCGTCTTATTTCTTGGCCGGTGTGCGCTTGAGACTCTGGCTTAGCAGCTCTACCGGGTGCATGACGCGCGCATTCCACTTGTGCCTTTGCACCCCATGTCTTAGTTGCATCATACAGCTGGGACAGCAGGTAGCAATTACTGCAGCAGCAGTTTCCATGGCACTATCCATCTTCTTGTCCAAGATCCTCATTGAGAGGTCATAGTGGGTTAGACTATAAGTTCCGGAACCGCCACAACAGCGATTGGCTTCACCCATTTCTATATATTCCACTTCCGGTATCTGCTGAAGAAGCTCTCGGGGAGCCTTTTTAATTCCCTGGGCATTGGCCAGGTGACAGGGGTCATGATAAGTTACCTTTATTCTGTTCTCAACTTCTTTGTAGGGTATTTTGATCTCAAGCTTTTCCATCAGGAATTGGGTTAAATCCATTACCTTTTGGGAAAAAGCCATAGCCTCATCCTCAATCTTCAAACCTCCCAACAGGAATTCCATGTTCTTTGAGGATAAAGCTGACGAACAGGAGGCGCAATCAGTAACTATATAGTCATAATCACCGTTGTTGAATATCTTTATATTATGGACGGCTAATTTCCTGGCGGTATCCATCTTACCATTGGCAATGTGCGGTAGACCACAGCACTTCATATCCCGGGGAATAATTACTTCACAACCGTAGTGGGTAAGTACATCCACCGTAGCCCGTGCCACCTGGGGATTAAAGAGGTCGGTACCACAACCCAGGAAATAGGCTATACGATATTTCTTTTCCCCCCGGGCCGGGTTATATTCGGGAAGAAAGCTTCGCGCTGACTGGCGGGGAACGGAAGTTAAGATTTTCTCCGCTTTAGATAAATCACCAGGTAGAATACTGGTTAATCCCAGATTGCGAGCCAAGCTCTGCAACCCGCTTTTCTGAGCTCCCCACATAAACTTGCTGGAGGCTTTGAGCAAACCCGGTCTGGTCCACAGGCTATCAAATATCAGTTCCTTACTCAGACTGGGATTCTTATCATATATATAGGAACGGGCCGCCGCATTCAGTTCATGTATATCTATTCCCGAGGGACAATTGACACTGCAGTTCTCACACATAAGGCAATTGCTTAAGCGCTCACTTACATCGTTATTCGGCTCAACCTTGCCATCTCTTAGCATCTGCACCATGAAAACATGTCCCCGGGGGGCGGCGGTTTCATTTCTAATTTCAGCAAAAACCGGGCATACACTTCTGCATTTACCACAACGCACACATTTCATTATTTGCTCTTTTACAGGAGGCAATTCATGAAACTCCACCAAAACCTCCTCCTTCCAATGAACTAACCCAAATGTCATGGGGACGGGGTTGCTGACAACTTCATCCTTCAACGTCAAAAAACTATTTTCTTACTACCCTCCATGGCCGTGGGTCGCAACCACCGATGTAAAGGGGAATTACCGGCACTTGAATGCCGAGATATATTAAGAAATTTCCTTGTGCCGCTTAGATCAGCTTACCTGGATTCATTGTGCCCCGGGGATCGAAAACCCTCTTTATATCGCGCATAAGCTGGGCGGCCCGGCCGTGCTCCAGTTCAGCATATTGCCGACGGACAGCGCCCACCCCATGTTCCCCGGTGGTGGAACCCTCCATGGCAATAGCCAGGAGGTGTATTTCATGCACCATATCCATAACTTTTTTAACTTCTTCGGGATTTTCCGGGTTAATTACCGGAGCGGTATGAACATTACCATCCCCGATATGACCATAATTTACTACCTTTATGCCATATTTATCTCCCAGGGCGCGGATGGCCCTGAGGGTATCGGCTACACGCGACAGGGGAACACTTATATCTTCACCGGCAAACACCCGGCTGGCATCAGCTCTTACTCTGGCAGCAGCAGTAGCGGTTATACTGCGTCCTTCCCATAACTCAGCCATTCTCCTGGGTTCTGTGGCCCATTCCACGCTACGGGCTCTCTTTCCCACCACTTCTTTTATAACCGAGCCCTCATATTCCACGCTGGGAGGATTACCGTCAACCTCAAACAAAAGAATTGCTTCCGCCTGGGGAAGATTTATTTCCGGTTTAAATTGGTTTACTGCGTCTATAGCAGAGCTGTCAAGGATTTCAATGCCTGAAGGCAGTATCCCTGCCTGGTATATATCGAGTACGGCCGCCGGGGCCTCATCCAAATTATCAAATACGGCCATGGCAATACCGCGAGCTTTGGGTTTGGGCCAGCAGCGCAGGCGAATCCTGGTTACAATCCCCAGTACCCCTTCTGAGCCTACCATTAGTTTGGTAAGGTTTAAACCGGAGACATTTTTTATGCACCTGGCCTTGACCCCGCCGGTGGTAATTACCTCTCCGTTGGGCAATACCACTTCCAGCCCTAAAATATATTGTTCGGTACAACCATATTTTACCGCCCTCAAACCGCTGGCATTGTTGGCGACCATGCCTCCTATAGTACACATCTGACTACTTCCGGGGTCCGGCGGGAAGAATAGATTATATTTAGCAAGCTCCTGGTTTAGTTGGGCATGAATAACCCCAGGACGGACAATAACCTGCATGTTGGGAGCGTCTATTTCCACGATTTCATCCCAGGTAGATAAATCCAGAACAATACCACCCTTTAGGGCAATACATCCACCCGTCTCACCGGTTCCTGCACCTCGGGGAACAATATCAATATTATTTTCAAAGGCAAAGCTGGCTATATTCTGCACTTCTTCCGTGGAGCGGGGAAAGACCACAGCCAGGGGGCTGACTGGCTCCAGCTTGGTCAAAAAGGAACTATCATAGGAATAATACATCAAATCCAGCTCTTCGCTCAAAACCTTTTCCTTACCCAGCATTTTTATTAAAGCTTGTCTTATCTTATCTTTATCCAAAGAATTCACTCCCCCCTAAAAACTAATATACTAAAGAAATTCTCCAAATTCCTTGCCTATTATAACACAGATGAAGTTAAAGAGGATTTCTAATTTCAACCTGCCTATGATCTGAGCTGAGTTTTCCATGCCACCTGCTTATTATCTTTCCCTTGCCCCCTTAAATTCTAAAGCCGTCACGGGGGTTGCATTTATGTTTCGCCATCTATACCTTCTGCATCAAAAGAGTTTTTTATCGTAGAGTAATATTAGCTTATCACAGGCCTTTTTTGGCTAAAAAGGAAGTGCCCCTATCAACATATATCGACAATATAATGCAATTGTAGAAGCAATAATGCAAATCAACATGATAGCTAAACATGTAAAATCGCTGCAAACCCTGATAACTAAAGGTTCAATAAAAATAACAATGCTTTGGGTTACGAATTAAATGCATATATGCATGATTCAATTGGCGCAAGTGCATTAATGCAAGTGAAATATTTTTTCTAAATAATTAAATCTAAATTATATTACTGCCAAAGTGACGATAAATCGGAAGCTGAGAGTAATTATTAACTTTTGGCATTTAATTTGCATGTGTTAATAGAAAGGATTGAATATTTAGAAATTTCCCGCATTAATTTGTTCTGTTAGCTAAATATAGCTAAGAAGATAAGCAGTTTAATTTCTTATGAAAGGAGTGATGCCAGAAATTTTATTA
It encodes the following:
- a CDS encoding (Fe-S)-binding protein — translated: MEFHELPPVKEQIMKCVRCGKCRSVCPVFAEIRNETAAPRGHVFMVQMLRDGKVEPNNDVSERLSNCLMCENCSVNCPSGIDIHELNAAARSYIYDKNPSLSKELIFDSLWTRPGLLKASSKFMWGAQKSGLQSLARNLGLTSILPGDLSKAEKILTSVPRQSARSFLPEYNPARGEKKYRIAYFLGCGTDLFNPQVARATVDVLTHYGCEVIIPRDMKCCGLPHIANGKMDTARKLAVHNIKIFNNGDYDYIVTDCASCSSALSSKNMEFLLGGLKIEDEAMAFSQKVMDLTQFLMEKLEIKIPYKEVENRIKVTYHDPCHLANAQGIKKAPRELLQQIPEVEYIEMGEANRCCGGSGTYSLTHYDLSMRILDKKMDSAMETAAAVIATCCPSCMMQLRHGVQRHKWNARVMHPVELLSQSLKRTPAKK
- a CDS encoding FAD-binding oxidoreductase gives rise to the protein MDKDKIRQALIKMLGKEKVLSEELDLMYYSYDSSFLTKLEPVSPLAVVFPRSTEEVQNIASFAFENNIDIVPRGAGTGETGGCIALKGGIVLDLSTWDEIVEIDAPNMQVIVRPGVIHAQLNQELAKYNLFFPPDPGSSQMCTIGGMVANNASGLRAVKYGCTEQYILGLEVVLPNGEVITTGGVKARCIKNVSGLNLTKLMVGSEGVLGIVTRIRLRCWPKPKARGIAMAVFDNLDEAPAAVLDIYQAGILPSGIEILDSSAIDAVNQFKPEINLPQAEAILLFEVDGNPPSVEYEGSVIKEVVGKRARSVEWATEPRRMAELWEGRSITATAAARVRADASRVFAGEDISVPLSRVADTLRAIRALGDKYGIKVVNYGHIGDGNVHTAPVINPENPEEVKKVMDMVHEIHLLAIAMEGSTTGEHGVGAVRRQYAELEHGRAAQLMRDIKRVFDPRGTMNPGKLI